In Citrus sinensis cultivar Valencia sweet orange chromosome 3, DVS_A1.0, whole genome shotgun sequence, the sequence CTTAGGTAAAAGCAGTGGAATTGGCTGGTTGTGATTGGATTCATGTTGATGTCATGGATGGTCGTTTTGTTCCAAACATTACAATTGGACCTCTTGTGGTTGATGCCTTGCGCCCTGTGACAGACCTTCCTTTGGATGTTCATTTGGTGTTGTTTCTTTTGCATAGCTTTCTCATTGATCAAgtcattttcaaataaaagatatGCTTGCTTGCTGACATGAAGCTGAAGTGTTGCAGATGATTGTCGAACCTGAACAACGAGTGCCTGATTTTATCAAGGCTGGAGCAGACATAGTCAGCGTCCACTGTGAGCAATCATCCACCATTCATTTGCACCGCACTCTTAACCAAGTAAGATTTTTCCTTGATCTCGTTAATGCATTTTCCTTTCACGAATttccatatataaatataaatttttttgtgttcttgtgtttgtttctaATCTTTTCTTGGAAAGATTACTACTGTGCATTTTCTATGGAAATTACTCTGTAACATGTATGGATAATGGAATAAATCTCCATCTGAGATATATGTACAATATTCCAATGGCTGGATACAATTTATGGATCTCAATAACATTGGGAATTTGAGATCAAGCAGTAGAATGTATTTTGTTTAACTGCAGTTGCTGTTTAGAGCCTCTTGAATGTATCAAACTTGTTATTTTGATGGATTATGATTGGACCTTTCTTGcatgaataaataaatcattggGTAACCTCTAATTGTAGCCATATGTATCAGCCCCATAAGTCATGCTTAATGCTTGATCAGAACAGAATCGTTTTTTTTGCTTTGATATTTAGTGTATATATTATGGCTTGGATAAAGAACTTGCTGACTTTCCCCTAAAGCTGTCAATATCTGCTTTTATTCACATTCTTGTATTACCCACTTGGTGTTCCCAGTAGTGTGGTGCCTATTTGAGTACTCTATTAATATTGTCCCAATTCAGATAAAAGATTTGGGAGCTAAAGCTGGAGTTGTCCTTAACCCTGCTACCTCACTGAGTGCAATAGAATGTGTCCTTGATGGTGAGTTCTTCTGTTCCCTCTCTATATCCTTATTCTTTCTTCCAGTTTTAAGGGGAGTTTACAAAGATGACTACTAGAGAAGACTTTTTTCTGCCAATGCTCACTCCCTAACATGAAGAGATATGTCCTTTTGCGGAACAGAAAGCACAGTGTATTTCTGCTTTCTAGTATGCTAAATTGGTTGAATTTGACTCTCTGTTTCTCTCCATGTGGGCTGTCTGCTTCTTGTTTCACGGCAGTTATTTGGGGATAGAGGCTTAAGTGTGAAAGGTCATCCTGCTCTTACTTTTGTttccaaaattctttcaaGAAAGAatctttgaaaatataaaaaaattaaaagaaaaaattgactGGAAGAAATTGTGAATTGTCAAAGTAAAGAGAGCAAGATGGAAGGATAACATTCCTCCGAAGTTGATCCAATACCATATGTTTGGGTTATCTTTGACAATCTTCTATACCATTCATGTTGACAGTGGTTGATCTTGTCTTGATCATGTCGGTGAACCCTGGCTTTGGTGGGCAAAGCTTTATTGAGAGCcaagtaaaaaaaatctcaGACTTGAGAAGAATGTGTTTAGAGAAGGTATACTCTCACGCTTAtgtgtgtatatgcatgtgtgacatgtttgttttcttttgatcCTTCCAGTTAGGCTTTGATGTCTTTTCTTCATGTATTGAAAAGCCACTAATCTTTGTTTTCTATGCAGGGAGTAAACCCATGGATTGAAGTAGATGGTGGAGTAGGTCCGAAAAATGCATATAAGGTACCCAATATATGATCATCTCAGCTTTGTTTAAGTTGGTGTATTTATATCATTTGTGAATCAGTGTTCAAGTGCTTTTTGCTTATGGCTTTAATGAATGCACTCCAATATGGACTATATATCGATCCATGCCTAGATTTGCCATTGAATTCGCTGCTGGAACTTAGTCAGCTACATTCTTAAACTACTGCTAGCTTCCTTTCTGGTGCTTTCTCTGCTGGTGGTTCCGGAAAAACCTCAATTGGTGCAAAGAGGCACAAGGTTTTCACTTTTGTTGGCAGATGAGCATTTTATGAATGGTTCTTTCTGAAATCAAAATGTGtttcatatattttgaattttaattacaaactgaaaaatattgaattatgCTTGCTGATGATTTCATGGTACCCCATCTTTTGCTTAGATGATAAAATCTCTCTCAATATcctatataagaattttttgtGTGCACATTTTCAGTCATATTGTAGAGAAATACCCCATCTGTTTCATTAACttccattaaaaaagaagGGTTTGGGAACGGTGGGATGGGGGGTGGGGATAGAAGAGAAAAACTATAACCTTTTGCCCTCTGAATTGGGATGTTATTATGACTATGTGCAATGAAAGCTCAATTTATCACCCTCAGGTATCTGTAAAAAAAGTTGCAATATCCAGTTCAATGTGATTCAGGTAAATCCAATGTTTGATTGTGGCAGGTTATTGAAGCTGGCGCTAATGCCTTGGTTGCTGGTTCAGCTGTCTTTGGAGCTAAAGATTATGCTGAAGGTGCAGACTCTCAgaactgtttttaattttcaagtgcTAAAATTGATGTACTTATAACACTCTTTCTCGcgtaaattaattgttttacaGCTATAAAGGGAATTAAAACCAGCAAAAGGCCACAAGCAGTTGCAGTGTGAACAGATGATTACAAAAAGGATTGATTAGATTCAGTCCACAGTATCTGTATCACCCGCGTATGTTACCTTGCCACTTTGTCAAAGTTCTTCTATTGAATATCAGAATATGATTTATGATTAGTGACAGGGTGTTATTAGTTTGAGGCTAGATGACCCATATTAGAAAATCTTCAGAAAAGATAGTGACTGTGAATCATTGGAACAAGAAAAAGTgtcaatcttttctgtctagGTTCTTTTCACCAATGaacattttgaatttctgTCCCCAACTTTCTTGGTGCATTAGACCGTGTATGAATGTGAATAAAAGATTTTGCCTGCTTCTTCGGagtttaaacataattaactTATCTTTACTTTATTGAAAAGACTTTGATTATTAAGTTATGGGTTGTCTTCATGTTTGCAGATATGCACTAGTAAATTAGTCGCCTATTGCTTGGTTCATGTCGTTGGCAGAATCATCTTCCCTTCTTGGTCGGTTTCCATGTTGTTGGGGATGTACTCATAAGAAATCAAGTCTGGGGTAAGACTGCTGTTGTGAGGCGTATTTTGTATCATATCTTTTTATATAGATTGAATAATACAAGCTTATTCAATGCATTTGCATCAAACCAAtagacattaattaattttcctttttgttaattttctatacatatattttttggcCCGCATAAGGAAGTGAAGAAATAGACTGCAGATCTAACTAAATGTTCCTTTTACTATTTGATTTTAACCTCCATATATACTGTAAGAATCTGTAAACACCATCGTGGGGCAAAGATTGGTTCAACACGTTTGGTTTGAACAAGCAAACTTCATAGAGATACGTGGCATTTGACAATGAATAGACAGGTTCCAGCAGTCTCGGGTTGTAGCATTTCAACCAAATTTTAGTCTCAAATTGAGGAATAATGAACTGGATGAACTAGATTGTTGGTCGATTGTCATGACCAtgcttgattaaaaaaaaaacccccaGCTTGTGGGAAGTTCTTTGTTCCTCCTGCAACTGTATGCAATCAATTTTTCCAGCTCAGGTTGCCTAGAACCATTGAAGTGTAAAGCAACATCCAAACAAGTTCACAACATACAGTACAATGCATGAGCTCACTAAGTGAacttctcaaaatcaaattccaTCAGGAGTGCAAGATTTTCATAaacaatacttgtttatttgatCCACTACTAACTATATTAGATACAAAAGGTACAAGTTCTCAACCTGCAAAGCTCAACGAAGACTGTCACTATGCCACCCTAGTGCATATACGGTAACCATCCTCCATGACATATAGAGAAATTAACTTTGAAAGACTTGTATGCTCATCAATACAAACACACTATGTATATGTGGACTGGCTGGTTTCAcctcaaattttctttctgtAAACTATAATACAAACCTACATACGCCTACACATCCCGTCTGCATACAGGGCATGAGCCATGTCTGATTAGCCACTTGTCCACACATGCCAAATGAAAAGTGTGGTGACAATGAGGCAAGCTCCTTGCAAGTTCCCCAACAATGATATCCTGCaaagaacaaaatattattctcATTATCATGCTGCCAGAACCACCAAACTACAAGTATGATGGTAGTatgattgtttttctttcttttaatattatgtgatTATATAAGCCAATCCCAGATTTCTTGCACCACCTCAAATGTTTTAATAGTTGAACCAACAAGCACCCATGTATCTAATGAGGaataatgacaaacaaaagCACCAAAATTTCTAACTAAAATagttgaatatataaaatgaaaacctGTAAACATATAGAGCAGCAGCTACTCTGTGTTGGCTTGATTTCATCCAAGATCACGTGACAAGGTAATTTTTTCAGTGACTCTCCTGTCAATCCTCTGGATAGAGCTCTACAGTCGGTATCGTTCACATCGTAACTCAT encodes:
- the LOC102609480 gene encoding ribulose-5-phosphate-3-epimerase, chloroplastic encodes the protein MSTGSLCSSTTQINGFTGGFMLQKTNLNQPSSLSFTRGRIHTIVKASARVDKFSKSDIIVSPSILSANFAKLGEQVKAVELAGCDWIHVDVMDGRFVPNITIGPLVVDALRPVTDLPLDVHLMIVEPEQRVPDFIKAGADIVSVHCEQSSTIHLHRTLNQIKDLGAKAGVVLNPATSLSAIECVLDVVDLVLIMSVNPGFGGQSFIESQVKKISDLRRMCLEKGVNPWIEVDGGVGPKNAYKVIEAGANALVAGSAVFGAKDYAEAIKGIKTSKRPQAVAV